GCCTGTCTCGCGACAGATTCATCGCCACCCGCGTCAGCCACGGGCGCAGCTCCTCCGGTCGCGCCGGCCGCGTCATGAGCGCTCGCGCGTACGTCTCCTGCACCAGCTCGTCCGCGTCCGCCGCCCCCCCCGTCATCCGGTAGCAGAGGCCCCAGAGGAACTTCTCGTGCTCCCTCGCCGCGCTCTCCAGCGCCTCGTGTGCCGTCGACGTCATGCCGCTCGCGCTCCCGCCTCCCTCAGCAGCTCCCGAGCCACCGTCTCGGCGCTCGCCAACGAGGCGTCCACCAGCATCCCCTCCCTCCCCACCCAGTCCCCCACCACGTACAGGCCCCTCACGTGCGCGACCCCGGGCCCCGGTCGTCCCGACAGGCCCTTCTCCTTCGTCGGCAGCGCGTTCATCACCGTCAGCCCCGGAAGGAAGCGTCTCGTCACCACGTGCTCGCGCCAGCCCGGCTGCAGCCGCTCCAACACCTCCTCCAGCTCCCGCTCGCTCGCCTCCGTGTCCTCCCCTCCCAGGTACTTCGCCACGTGCACCAACGCTCCTCCCTCCGGCGCCAGCCTCGCCCACCCCGAGTGCACCGACGCGTACCACGGGCCGTCCACCCCCAGCGCGAACAGCGCCCTCGGCTTCGTCAGCCTCGAGAGCCCCACCTCCAACGACGCCGCCTTCACTGGCACCGACTCCGCCGCCCACCCCGCCAGCACCTCGTCTCCCGGTAGCAGCCCCGCCACCTCCCCCGGCGCCCCCGCCACTACCACCGCCTCCGCCTCGTACTCCGTCCCGTCCGCCAGCTTCAGTCCTCGCACCCGCCCCGGCCCCGCCCCCGTGGCTCCCGTGTCCCGCTCCACCGACTCCACCCGCGCCGACGTCACCACTTCGACTCCCGCGCGCCTCGCCACCTCCGCCAGTCCGTTCACCAGCTCCTTCCAGCCTCCGTCGATGTAGATGACTCCCTTCCTCGCCACCTGGAACTGCGACACCGCCGCGTCCGCCCCCAGCGCGTTCGTGTCCGCGCAGTACGTCGACAGCCGGAAGATGGCCGCCACCACCTCGCGCACCTCCGCCCTCGAGATGTGCTCCTCCAGCCACTCGCGCAGGCTCGTGCCCTCCAGCGCCGCCGCGTCCTCCTTCATCAGCCTCGTCATCACCCGCCCCAGCTCCAGCTTGCCCGCCGCCCCCAGCAGATCCGTCATCAGCAGCGACACCGCACCCGCTGGCAACGCGTGCAGGCGACCGGCTCGCAGCGCCAGGCTTCCTTCCCCTCTCGGTCCCCCGCCTCGCATCGGCACTCCCAGCCCTCCCAACACCCGCGCCGCCGCTCCCCCCAGGTACAGCGCGTGCGGCCCCAGGTTGAACTGGTAGCCCTCCACCTCCGTCGTCCGCGCCCTCCCCCCCAGCTGCCTCGACTTCTCGAAGAGCGTCACCTTCCGCCCTCCTCTCGCCAGCAGCGCCGCCACCGCCAGACCCCCCATTCCTCCTCCCACCACCGCCACGTCCGTCGTCTTCTTCATCTCCGGTCCCTTTCCGAGCCGCCCTTGTTCCTCGGGCTCTCCCCGGACCACGTCGGAGCGTTTTCAAAGGTTACACGCGGCGTTTTCACGGCTCGTTGCACGGTGGGGGCTCGGGGGCTCGATACCCTCACCCCGACCCTCTCCCAGAGGGAGAGGGAGGAGAGGGGGTCTCGGTGTCAGGGGGGGTCGTTAGGGTCGGCCCCCTACCTCACGAGGGATTCTCCGCATGAAGGCTCATCTGTTCCTGCTTCTCGCCTCCACCGCTCTCGGCGCCCCCGCTGCTCACGCCCGGACGGTCCCCTCTTCCGACCGCGTCGTGTCTCCTGACTCCGCCGCCTCCTTCCGCGAGGGCACCGTCCAGCTCTCCACCGGCGTCCAGCTCCACTATGTCGAGCAGGGTCGTCAGGACGGCCCCGTGCTCGTCCTCCTTCACGGCTACACCGATTCGTATCTCTCCTTCGACCGCGTCCTCCCCCTCCTCCCCCGCCGCTTTCACGTCTACGCCCTCGACCAGCGCGGCCATGGCGACTCGTCCCGCCCCTCCTGCTGCTACTCGCAGTCCGATTTCGCCGCCGACGTCGCCGCCTTCCTCGACTCCCAGCACATCCAGCGCGCCGTCCTCGTCGGCCACTCCATGGGCAGCTTCATCGCCCAGCAGGTCGCCCTCGAGCACCCCGAGCGCGTCCAGGCCCTCGTCCTCATCGGCTCGGCTCCCACCGTCCACGGCAACCCCGTCGCCGCCGACCTGATGTCCTACGTCGATACCCTCTCCGACCCCATCGACCCCGTCTTCGTCCGCGACTTCCAGGCCAGCACCTTCTTCCGCCCCATCCCCCCCTCCTTCCTCGACACCGCCGTCTCCGAGAGCCTCAAGGTCCCCGCTCGCGTCTGGCAGGCCTCCCTCGCCGGCCTCATCGCCGAGGACCACTCCGCTCGCCTCGGCGAGATTTCCGTGCCCACCCTCGTCGTCGGTGGTGATCAGGATGGGTTCTTCCCCGTCTCCGAACAGCAGGCCCTCGCCGATGCGCTGCCCCAGGGCTCCTTCGCCCTCTACACGCAGACCGGCCACGCGCCCCATGTCGAGCAGCCCCACCGCTTCGTCCATGATGTGATGCGCTTCCTGCACGGCCTGCGTCAGCAGTGAGCACACCCGGGGGAGGCACCCCGCCCTCCCGGGCGCGCGCCGCGCGAACTGGTCCGACTGTCGGACCAGTTGAGGAAAACCGCGCCCGGCGGGTCCTTCTCCCCTGGTCGGACTTCCCTTCCGACGGCGGTACGAACACCGATGCTGGCAGCCGCTGCTCCCCTAACTCGTCGGCTCCTCCCAGAAGCTCAGCTGCTCCGCCACCGCCAGGGTCTGCGTGGCTCAGTAGGGTGAGCTGGGATCGGGCTCGGGGTCTCGATACCCTCACCCCAACCCTCTCCCAGAGGGAGAGGGAGGAGAGGTTTGCTCGGTAGGGGGTTTGCTCGGCTGGGGTTTTGCTGCTGGGGCAGGCTCGTTG
This is a stretch of genomic DNA from Archangium violaceum. It encodes these proteins:
- a CDS encoding alpha/beta fold hydrolase, coding for MKAHLFLLLASTALGAPAAHARTVPSSDRVVSPDSAASFREGTVQLSTGVQLHYVEQGRQDGPVLVLLHGYTDSYLSFDRVLPLLPRRFHVYALDQRGHGDSSRPSCCYSQSDFAADVAAFLDSQHIQRAVLVGHSMGSFIAQQVALEHPERVQALVLIGSAPTVHGNPVAADLMSYVDTLSDPIDPVFVRDFQASTFFRPIPPSFLDTAVSESLKVPARVWQASLAGLIAEDHSARLGEISVPTLVVGGDQDGFFPVSEQQALADALPQGSFALYTQTGHAPHVEQPHRFVHDVMRFLHGLRQQ
- a CDS encoding phytoene desaturase family protein — translated: MKKTTDVAVVGGGMGGLAVAALLARGGRKVTLFEKSRQLGGRARTTEVEGYQFNLGPHALYLGGAAARVLGGLGVPMRGGGPRGEGSLALRAGRLHALPAGAVSLLMTDLLGAAGKLELGRVMTRLMKEDAAALEGTSLREWLEEHISRAEVREVVAAIFRLSTYCADTNALGADAAVSQFQVARKGVIYIDGGWKELVNGLAEVARRAGVEVVTSARVESVERDTGATGAGPGRVRGLKLADGTEYEAEAVVVAGAPGEVAGLLPGDEVLAGWAAESVPVKAASLEVGLSRLTKPRALFALGVDGPWYASVHSGWARLAPEGGALVHVAKYLGGEDTEASERELEEVLERLQPGWREHVVTRRFLPGLTVMNALPTKEKGLSGRPGPGVAHVRGLYVVGDWVGREGMLVDASLASAETVARELLREAGARAA